One region of Strigops habroptila isolate Jane chromosome 11, bStrHab1.2.pri, whole genome shotgun sequence genomic DNA includes:
- the ARHGEF3 gene encoding rho guanine nucleotide exchange factor 3 isoform X3: MVWCCFFVHHQKKRKQSTQDEDTISICSLDTSEPSNKRVKPLSRVTSLASLIPPVRATPLKRFSQTLQRSISFRSESRPDLFSPRSWSRNMPPANTKRRDSKLWSETFDVCVNHMLTSKEIKRQEAIFELSQGEEDLIEDLKLAKKAYHDPMLKLSIMTEQELNQIFGTLDSLIPLHEDLLRRLQEVRKPDGSTEHVGHILVGWLPCLNSYDSYCSNQVAAKALLDHKKQDHRVQDFLQRCLESPFSRKLDLWNFLDIPRSRLVKYPLLLREILRHTPNDHPDQQHLEEAINIIQGIVAEINIKTGESECRYYKERLIYLEEGQRDSLIDNSRVVCCHGELKNNRGVKLHVFLFEEVLVITRAITHNEQLCYQLYRQPIPVRELVLEDLQDGEVRLGGSIRGAFSNNERIKNFFRVSFKNGSQSQTHSLQANDSFNKQQWLNCIRQAKEKATCAGKAGVLNSEAHFLLSPDGSRVPQGETTLERMDQSDCESDCSMDTSEVSGDCERMEQTNSCEHEKQIETNV; the protein is encoded by the exons GAGCCCAGTAACAAACGGGTGAAGCCGCTTTCCAGAGTCACATCACTGGCGAGTCTCATTCCTCCTGTGCGAGCCACTCCATTGAAGCGGTTCAGCCAGACACTTCAG CGTTCTATCAGTTTCCGTAGTGAGAGTCGCCCAGATCTGTTCAGTCCACGATCATGGTCTCGAAATATGCCCCCTGCTAACACAAAGCGGAGAGACAGCAAACTGTGGAGCGAGACCTTTGATGTTTGTGTCAATCACATGCTTACATCTAAAGAAATCAAGCGTCAAGAg GCTATATTTGAACTTTCCCAGGGAGAAGAAGACTTGATAGAAGATCTGAAGTTAGCAAAAAAG gcttACCATGACCCAATGCTTAAACTTTCCATAATGACAGAGCAAGAGTTGAACCAAATTTTTGGAACATTGGACTCTCTAATTCCTCTGCATGAAG ATCTTCTTAGGCGACTTCAAGAAGTCAGGAAACCTGATGGATCAACAGAACATGTTGGCCATATCCTTGTGGGTTGG CTTCCATGCCTGAACTCCTATGATAGCTACTGCAGCAATCAAGTAGCAGCCAAAGCTTTATTGGATCACAAGAAACAAGATCACAGAGTGCAGGATTTCCTACAGCGCTGCTTAGAGTCTCCTTTTAGTCGCAAACTGGACCTTTGGAATTTCCTTGACATCCCGAGAAGCCGTTTGGTTAAATACCCATTGCTACTCAGAGAAATTTTGAGACACACCCCAAATGATCATCCAGATCAGCAGCACCTTGAAGAAGCT ATAAATATAATTCAGGGCATAGTGGCTGAAATCAACATAAAAACTGGTGAATCTGAATGCCGGTATTACAAAGAGAGACTTATTTATCTTGAAGAAGGGCAAAGGGATTCACTGATTGATAATTCACGTGTTGTATGTTGCCATGGTGAACTGAAGAACAACAGGGGAGTG AAACTGCACGTCTTCCTCTTTGAAGAAGTGTTGGTGATCACTCGTGCTATCACCCATAACGAACAGCTCTGCTACCAGCTCTATCGGCAGCCAATTCCCGTGAGGGAACTTGTGCTAGAAGACTTGCAAGATGGAGAGGTGCGACTGGGTGGATCCATACGTGGTGCCTTCAGCAACAATGAGAGAA TCAAAAACTTCTTCAGAGTCAGCTTCAAAAATGGATCTCAAAGCCAGACTCACTCACTCCAAGCCAATGACTCCTTCAACAAGCAACAGTGGCTTAACTGTATCCGCCAGGCCAAAGAAAAAGCTACATGTGCAGGCAAAGCTGGCGTGCTGAACTCGGaagcacatttccttttgtcaCCAGATGGAAGCAGAGTACCCCAGGGAGAAACCACGTTGGAGCGAATGGACCAATCGGACTGTGAGTCAGACTGTAGTATGGACACCAGCGAGGTCAGCGGTGACTGTGAACGTATGGAACAGACGAACTCTTGTgaacatgaaaagcaaatagaaaCCAATGTTTGA
- the ARHGEF3 gene encoding rho guanine nucleotide exchange factor 3 isoform X4: MLKVNFRRKKRKQSTQDEDTISICSLDTSEPSNKRVKPLSRVTSLASLIPPVRATPLKRFSQTLQRSISFRSESRPDLFSPRSWSRNMPPANTKRRDSKLWSETFDVCVNHMLTSKEIKRQEAIFELSQGEEDLIEDLKLAKKAYHDPMLKLSIMTEQELNQIFGTLDSLIPLHEDLLRRLQEVRKPDGSTEHVGHILVGWLPCLNSYDSYCSNQVAAKALLDHKKQDHRVQDFLQRCLESPFSRKLDLWNFLDIPRSRLVKYPLLLREILRHTPNDHPDQQHLEEAINIIQGIVAEINIKTGESECRYYKERLIYLEEGQRDSLIDNSRVVCCHGELKNNRGVKLHVFLFEEVLVITRAITHNEQLCYQLYRQPIPVRELVLEDLQDGEVRLGGSIRGAFSNNERIKNFFRVSFKNGSQSQTHSLQANDSFNKQQWLNCIRQAKEKATCAGKAGVLNSEAHFLLSPDGSRVPQGETTLERMDQSDCESDCSMDTSEVSGDCERMEQTNSCEHEKQIETNV, encoded by the exons GAGCCCAGTAACAAACGGGTGAAGCCGCTTTCCAGAGTCACATCACTGGCGAGTCTCATTCCTCCTGTGCGAGCCACTCCATTGAAGCGGTTCAGCCAGACACTTCAG CGTTCTATCAGTTTCCGTAGTGAGAGTCGCCCAGATCTGTTCAGTCCACGATCATGGTCTCGAAATATGCCCCCTGCTAACACAAAGCGGAGAGACAGCAAACTGTGGAGCGAGACCTTTGATGTTTGTGTCAATCACATGCTTACATCTAAAGAAATCAAGCGTCAAGAg GCTATATTTGAACTTTCCCAGGGAGAAGAAGACTTGATAGAAGATCTGAAGTTAGCAAAAAAG gcttACCATGACCCAATGCTTAAACTTTCCATAATGACAGAGCAAGAGTTGAACCAAATTTTTGGAACATTGGACTCTCTAATTCCTCTGCATGAAG ATCTTCTTAGGCGACTTCAAGAAGTCAGGAAACCTGATGGATCAACAGAACATGTTGGCCATATCCTTGTGGGTTGG CTTCCATGCCTGAACTCCTATGATAGCTACTGCAGCAATCAAGTAGCAGCCAAAGCTTTATTGGATCACAAGAAACAAGATCACAGAGTGCAGGATTTCCTACAGCGCTGCTTAGAGTCTCCTTTTAGTCGCAAACTGGACCTTTGGAATTTCCTTGACATCCCGAGAAGCCGTTTGGTTAAATACCCATTGCTACTCAGAGAAATTTTGAGACACACCCCAAATGATCATCCAGATCAGCAGCACCTTGAAGAAGCT ATAAATATAATTCAGGGCATAGTGGCTGAAATCAACATAAAAACTGGTGAATCTGAATGCCGGTATTACAAAGAGAGACTTATTTATCTTGAAGAAGGGCAAAGGGATTCACTGATTGATAATTCACGTGTTGTATGTTGCCATGGTGAACTGAAGAACAACAGGGGAGTG AAACTGCACGTCTTCCTCTTTGAAGAAGTGTTGGTGATCACTCGTGCTATCACCCATAACGAACAGCTCTGCTACCAGCTCTATCGGCAGCCAATTCCCGTGAGGGAACTTGTGCTAGAAGACTTGCAAGATGGAGAGGTGCGACTGGGTGGATCCATACGTGGTGCCTTCAGCAACAATGAGAGAA TCAAAAACTTCTTCAGAGTCAGCTTCAAAAATGGATCTCAAAGCCAGACTCACTCACTCCAAGCCAATGACTCCTTCAACAAGCAACAGTGGCTTAACTGTATCCGCCAGGCCAAAGAAAAAGCTACATGTGCAGGCAAAGCTGGCGTGCTGAACTCGGaagcacatttccttttgtcaCCAGATGGAAGCAGAGTACCCCAGGGAGAAACCACGTTGGAGCGAATGGACCAATCGGACTGTGAGTCAGACTGTAGTATGGACACCAGCGAGGTCAGCGGTGACTGTGAACGTATGGAACAGACGAACTCTTGTgaacatgaaaagcaaatagaaaCCAATGTTTGA
- the ARHGEF3 gene encoding rho guanine nucleotide exchange factor 3 isoform X2, translating into MVAKDYPFYLSVKRANCALEVQPVTSPAKETEEPSNKRVKPLSRVTSLASLIPPVRATPLKRFSQTLQRSISFRSESRPDLFSPRSWSRNMPPANTKRRDSKLWSETFDVCVNHMLTSKEIKRQEAIFELSQGEEDLIEDLKLAKKAYHDPMLKLSIMTEQELNQIFGTLDSLIPLHEDLLRRLQEVRKPDGSTEHVGHILVGWLPCLNSYDSYCSNQVAAKALLDHKKQDHRVQDFLQRCLESPFSRKLDLWNFLDIPRSRLVKYPLLLREILRHTPNDHPDQQHLEEAINIIQGIVAEINIKTGESECRYYKERLIYLEEGQRDSLIDNSRVVCCHGELKNNRGVKLHVFLFEEVLVITRAITHNEQLCYQLYRQPIPVRELVLEDLQDGEVRLGGSIRGAFSNNERIKNFFRVSFKNGSQSQTHSLQANDSFNKQQWLNCIRQAKEKATCAGKAGVLNSEAHFLLSPDGSRVPQGETTLERMDQSDCESDCSMDTSEVSGDCERMEQTNSCEHEKQIETNV; encoded by the exons ATGGTGGCCAAGGACTATCCCTTTTACCTCTCCGTCAAGAGGGCAAACTGTGCCCTGGAAGTGCAGCCGGTGACCAGCCCAGCTAAAGAGACGGAG GAGCCCAGTAACAAACGGGTGAAGCCGCTTTCCAGAGTCACATCACTGGCGAGTCTCATTCCTCCTGTGCGAGCCACTCCATTGAAGCGGTTCAGCCAGACACTTCAG CGTTCTATCAGTTTCCGTAGTGAGAGTCGCCCAGATCTGTTCAGTCCACGATCATGGTCTCGAAATATGCCCCCTGCTAACACAAAGCGGAGAGACAGCAAACTGTGGAGCGAGACCTTTGATGTTTGTGTCAATCACATGCTTACATCTAAAGAAATCAAGCGTCAAGAg GCTATATTTGAACTTTCCCAGGGAGAAGAAGACTTGATAGAAGATCTGAAGTTAGCAAAAAAG gcttACCATGACCCAATGCTTAAACTTTCCATAATGACAGAGCAAGAGTTGAACCAAATTTTTGGAACATTGGACTCTCTAATTCCTCTGCATGAAG ATCTTCTTAGGCGACTTCAAGAAGTCAGGAAACCTGATGGATCAACAGAACATGTTGGCCATATCCTTGTGGGTTGG CTTCCATGCCTGAACTCCTATGATAGCTACTGCAGCAATCAAGTAGCAGCCAAAGCTTTATTGGATCACAAGAAACAAGATCACAGAGTGCAGGATTTCCTACAGCGCTGCTTAGAGTCTCCTTTTAGTCGCAAACTGGACCTTTGGAATTTCCTTGACATCCCGAGAAGCCGTTTGGTTAAATACCCATTGCTACTCAGAGAAATTTTGAGACACACCCCAAATGATCATCCAGATCAGCAGCACCTTGAAGAAGCT ATAAATATAATTCAGGGCATAGTGGCTGAAATCAACATAAAAACTGGTGAATCTGAATGCCGGTATTACAAAGAGAGACTTATTTATCTTGAAGAAGGGCAAAGGGATTCACTGATTGATAATTCACGTGTTGTATGTTGCCATGGTGAACTGAAGAACAACAGGGGAGTG AAACTGCACGTCTTCCTCTTTGAAGAAGTGTTGGTGATCACTCGTGCTATCACCCATAACGAACAGCTCTGCTACCAGCTCTATCGGCAGCCAATTCCCGTGAGGGAACTTGTGCTAGAAGACTTGCAAGATGGAGAGGTGCGACTGGGTGGATCCATACGTGGTGCCTTCAGCAACAATGAGAGAA TCAAAAACTTCTTCAGAGTCAGCTTCAAAAATGGATCTCAAAGCCAGACTCACTCACTCCAAGCCAATGACTCCTTCAACAAGCAACAGTGGCTTAACTGTATCCGCCAGGCCAAAGAAAAAGCTACATGTGCAGGCAAAGCTGGCGTGCTGAACTCGGaagcacatttccttttgtcaCCAGATGGAAGCAGAGTACCCCAGGGAGAAACCACGTTGGAGCGAATGGACCAATCGGACTGTGAGTCAGACTGTAGTATGGACACCAGCGAGGTCAGCGGTGACTGTGAACGTATGGAACAGACGAACTCTTGTgaacatgaaaagcaaatagaaaCCAATGTTTGA